TTTGACAATCGCAATATCCAAATCCTTGACATATAAAGGATCAAGAAACCCGATGAATCCAAACATATAAACGCGATTCAAGCATTGCTTGTGTATACGGAAAATGTTCGCCTACACGAAACATACCTTGAAATCACTATTGACCTTTGCAAGGCCGACTTTCGTGGAGTCCTTGAGCGCCCCGTAAGCTTTTCGAAAGCTTTCCATCTACGTAAAAGCAGCAAATGAACATCAACTGCCGATCGAATCCGCGATGATCAACAGAAGAAGAGGAAAGATCGAGAGAGAGGAGATGGATGGCTCGATTTGTTCTTCCTCCCTTCTCTAAACCATGTTATATTTTCGAATAAAACATTAGCAAAAAACCAAGAGGTCctttgtttctttctttctctctCTATTTTTGTAATTTGTAATGCATATCGTTTGTTAGTTATTGGAGGTTTGCATGCCAATTTGCGCAAGTGAAGTGACGAAATAGCCTCCAGAGATAACGGTAACTTGGGAAAAATGCAGGGGTAAATTAGTCATTGCGTAAAATTTGTACAAGTTCAGATTTATTAGCTTGCAATAAGCTGAGGATGTTGACAATTGCATGGTAATCTATTCCAAACACTAAATATAGTTAAAACCATATTTTTCTTTCCTAcccaaaattttcttaaactttGATGTAACAAACACTTTCGAGTTATTGTTACCAAAAACTTATTACCGACGAATTTGCGACATTTTCTTGAACTTTGATGTTACAAACATTTTCGAGTTATTGTTACCAAAAACTTATTACCGACGAATTTGCGACATTTTCTTGAACTTAGAACATTGTTACAAACATTTTCGAGTTTTCGCCAAGgtttttttgttgcaaaaatcttattagcgacgattttgttCCCCCCAAAATTTTGTTGATCATAGGTGGAATCAGTGATGTAGTATGAAGTAATTTATATANAAATAATATTGGATTTTGATTTCTCTTCTTTGTAATGTGATACCAATTCCCTAgcatacaaaacaaaaacatatatcgtttttatgaaaaataatcaaaaaacaTTGTTTTTGTTTCATTCTCTCTCTTTAAATTTGTGATGTCGatctaatttaattttatacagATATCTTGTTAAACTATACCATAAATTTACTCAtacattatatttaaaattattaatgtatcattacaatttttttatgacTTGCGTAACTTCATAACTATATCCAACCAATTAATTTACACAAATGCTACAAATCTCGAATTTAATTTGATGAGAAATTATATAAGAATTTCGTTGTAAAATACAAATTTCCAATTAGCCATGAATTCCAAGCATTACGCACGAATGAGACATGACATccatataaacaaataaaacaaaaaacagatttttgtaataatatttaaagCAGATATATCACACTTTTTTGACTAAATAATCACATAGGCACACATCAGTTAACAAGAACAATCcttgtagaaaaatatatggaAGGTTTTGATAATGGGAAAGAGAAATACATTTGGAAGAGTGAATTTAGAGATCTCATTCAAATGAACACAGAACGCCGCAACAAGAAAAAAGATTTAACGCAGAACTGCATTCAGTGATCACTACAAAACTTTCATGCATTTATTGGAGTAATCTTCTGAACTCGATATTGTTCGAAATCAGGTATAATAGCATAATGAACTGGAAGTACCTTCAGCGACAGCGTCTTCATACGTCCAACAGCAGCCTACGAGGATCCTCCACGACGTCTTTGATTCTTCTCAAAAAGAACACTGCCTCTCTCCCATCAATAAGCCTGTGGTCGTATGTCAGCGCAATGTACATCATTGGTCTTGGTACAATGTTACCTCCAACAACCATGGGACGGTTCACTATTGAGTGCATTCCGAGGATTGCGGACTGAAGTTTCAAAACAAATATGGTTTGGTTAATCATAAAAGTGTCTAGTGAAACAAGCCATCCAGCAAACCAAAGAGACAAGTGGTATAGCAATTGGTTTTCCGGGACATAGGTGTTGGATTCAAGTCCCACTACTTGGTAAGcgtgatataaaaaataataatattcaatTGATGACTCAAGTGACCCAACCAGTTAGCCCAGTGGAAGTCGCTGTTCACATGTTTGACTGTTACATTAGATGCTCGCTGAGTTATATTTTTTCACACAAAACCAAACtgaatcatatatttttttccacaaAACCAAAACAGGAGCTTGAATTAGGAATAAACCTGAGGAGGATTGATGATGGGAGTACTTAAAAGGCTTCCATAGACGCCGCCATTGGAAATTGTAAATGTGCCCCCAGCCATTTCATCTATTGAGATGGTGCCGTCATTGGCTCTCTTTGCTAGAGTGTTAATTGCCTTCTCGACTTCAGCGAAATCCATTCTTTCAGCATTGCGGAGAACTGGAACAACAAGACCCTATGGAGATATAAAGTTATCTAACTAGccaagaatatttttattttagatgGGTACCCGCAAATACATGATGTGAGTTATGTTGTTGCCGAGGAAACTAGCTATACATTTGTGGTTGATCATGCAGATGGATTGACTAGATATGTCTTAGACATATTAGATCTTGTTTTCTAAAAACTTGTATACTCGTGCATCTCTTCTGAAATCTGAATTTACCCTCTGGTGACCTAGCCCACTTCAGAAGGCGAGAAAGCATCTATGAACTATTTCATTTAGTGAAGTATAAAATTTAAACGAATCATTTCTTCTTATGACGTGTTGACAATAACTGAAACAAAATTCTAAAATCTTGCCTTAGGGGTACCAACAGCAATACTGATATCGACATAATCTCTATAAATGATATCATCGCCATCAATAACGGCATTCACTATTGGCTGCTTCTGTAAGGCACTGATAGCTGCCTGAAACCCATAGAGAGCAAAGTTATTTAAAAGTACGTATAGAGAAACTTGAACAACACAACAAGACATCAACATACTTTCACAAATCCTGACATTAGTCCCAGCTTCA
This region of Primulina huaijiensis isolate GDHJ02 unplaced genomic scaffold, ASM1229523v2 scaffold42169, whole genome shotgun sequence genomic DNA includes:
- the LOC140969517 gene encoding dihydrolipoyllysine-residue succinyltransferase component of 2-oxoglutarate dehydrogenase complex 2, mitochondrial-like — encoded protein: MDVNSPEAGVIQKLTAKEGDTVEPGTKVAIISKSGEGATHVAPSDDKPSDKAAPPPSPAKDKKEDPKPKVETKPVLEKPTGSSPPPSKASATELQLPPKERERRVPMTRLRKRVATRLKDSQNTFALLTTFNEVDMTNLMKLRSDYKDTFLEKHGVKLGLMSGFVKAAISALQKQPIVNAVIDGDDIIYRDYVDISIAVGTPKGLVVPVLRNAERMDFAEVEKAINTLAKRANDGTISIDEMAGGTFTISNGGVYGSLLSTPIINPPQSAILGMHSIVNRPMVVGGNIVPRPMMYIALTYDHRLIDGREAVFFLRRIKDVVEDPRRLLLDV